One Thomasclavelia spiroformis DSM 1552 DNA window includes the following coding sequences:
- a CDS encoding transposase yields MWESYRVVSKIMFPDALCAVDHYHVKQEFHRKLDKVRINSMNRYYSRKNYLNKKENLTEAEKNELSEVSRHYYVLKKFHWMLFSNNNKCIYDPNVEKKYNKVLQGYFNYYDIFDYMIRDDRELDLAYDLKYQLDVFYRDSSYDSAKKNIDELITLFKSSPIKEMKDFANTLTKWKREIVNSFIRADGKRISNGIIENRNKSIKLLKHSSNGYLNWHRFKNRVMYCLNDDATYHMYPIKNTDIK; encoded by the coding sequence ATGTGGGAATCATATCGTGTTGTTTCTAAAATTATGTTTCCTGATGCCTTATGTGCTGTTGATCACTATCATGTCAAGCAGGAATTTCACAGAAAACTGGATAAAGTAAGAATCAATTCCATGAATCGCTATTACTCCAGAAAAAATTACCTTAACAAAAAAGAAAACCTTACCGAAGCTGAAAAAAATGAATTATCAGAAGTATCCAGACATTATTATGTTTTGAAAAAATTCCACTGGATGCTCTTCTCCAATAACAACAAGTGTATATACGATCCCAATGTAGAAAAGAAATATAATAAAGTACTTCAGGGATATTTCAACTACTATGATATTTTTGACTATATGATCAGGGATGATCGGGAATTAGATTTAGCTTATGACCTTAAATATCAGCTGGATGTTTTTTACAGGGATTCTTCTTATGACAGTGCCAAAAAAAATATCGACGAACTGATTACCCTATTTAAAAGCAGTCCTATTAAAGAAATGAAAGATTTTGCAAATACACTTACTAAATGGAAACGGGAAATCGTCAATTCATTTATAAGAGCAGATGGGAAACGCATTTCTAATGGAATCATTGAAAATAGAAATAAATCAATAAAATTACTCAAACATAGTTCAAATGGATATCTTAACTGGCATAGATTTAAAAACAGGGTCATGTACTGCCTCAATGATGATGCCACATATCACATGTATCCAATCAAAAATACAGATATCAAATAA
- a CDS encoding transposase family protein: MCDTSTVPKNVISQNDFLQFFNLENKDIESFAISHQKDDLHIAVTLARKPHRCPVCLNMTDQVKDYSTKTITHSVLTSHRCVIDYRARRYRCKKCNKTFYELNPFSVAGSRISLATVYNILRDLKHPAATFKDVAQRYHISQTTAAHIFDSFVCMSRRQLPQYLCIDEVYAFKSEKSRYICVLLDFQSQNIVDVLPSRRKQVLMDYFFNIPLSERKKLKLYHSTCGNHIVLFLKLCFLMPYVLLITIMSSRNFTENWIK; encoded by the coding sequence ATGTGTGATACTTCTACTGTGCCTAAAAACGTTATTAGCCAGAATGATTTCCTTCAGTTCTTCAATCTTGAAAATAAGGATATTGAATCATTCGCCATCTCTCATCAAAAGGACGACCTTCATATAGCTGTAACTCTTGCCAGAAAACCGCATCGGTGTCCTGTATGCCTCAATATGACTGACCAAGTTAAAGATTACTCCACAAAAACCATCACTCATTCTGTTTTGACCAGTCATAGATGTGTGATTGATTATCGAGCCAGAAGATACAGATGCAAAAAATGCAATAAAACATTCTATGAACTTAATCCTTTTTCTGTTGCCGGTTCACGAATCTCCTTAGCGACTGTATATAATATCCTTAGAGATTTGAAGCATCCTGCTGCAACATTTAAAGATGTAGCTCAGCGTTATCATATTTCACAGACAACTGCCGCTCATATTTTTGATTCATTTGTCTGCATGTCAAGAAGGCAGCTTCCTCAATATCTGTGCATTGATGAAGTTTATGCTTTTAAATCCGAAAAAAGCAGATACATCTGTGTTCTTCTTGATTTTCAGTCACAAAATATCGTTGATGTACTTCCATCAAGAAGAAAACAGGTACTGATGGATTATTTCTTTAATATTCCTTTATCAGAAAGAAAAAAGTTAAAGTTGTATCATTCGACATGTGGGAATCATATCGTGTTGTTTCTAAAATTATGTTTCCTGATGCCTTATGTGCTGTTGATCACTATCATGTCAAGCAGGAATTTCACAGAAAACTGGATAAAGTAA
- a CDS encoding DUF6431 domain-containing protein, whose product MIITHFNKKINTILPDLNKLEALISKSYNDSVNSLNFDNILCPNCHGSLWIRHAYYFRTIFIFNQKIRIRITRIMCKSCGKTHAILAEDMIPFISLTFHDLYKIVITALPILNSSHFYYLKHKFSCFIDDYFVLCKFNSRNLPVIFITT is encoded by the coding sequence ATGATAATAACCCATTTTAATAAAAAAATCAATACTATTCTTCCTGACCTGAATAAATTAGAAGCTTTAATATCCAAGTCATATAACGATTCCGTTAATTCTTTAAATTTTGATAATATTCTATGTCCTAACTGTCATGGTTCTTTATGGATCAGACATGCCTACTACTTTCGTACTATCTTTATTTTCAATCAAAAAATTAGAATCAGAATCACTCGCATCATGTGCAAATCCTGCGGTAAAACACATGCTATCCTGGCTGAAGATATGATCCCTTTTATTTCCTTGACTTTTCATGATCTTTATAAGATCGTCATTACTGCCCTCCCTATCCTCAACTCATCTCACTTTTATTACCTTAAGCATAAATTTTCCTGTTTTATCGATGATTATTTTGTTTTATGTAAATTTAATTCCAGAAATCTCCCCGTTATTTTTATAACCACATAA
- a CDS encoding inorganic diphosphatase, which translates to MKDINILGKKVDVIVDRPLGSYHPKYKNLYYPVNYGYVENIIAGDNEWQDVYILGINEPIERYTGKVIAIIHRFNDIENKWVIVPEEMSFTKEQIKKLVDFQEQYFESEIIM; encoded by the coding sequence ATGAAAGATATTAACATTTTAGGAAAAAAAGTAGATGTTATTGTAGATAGACCATTAGGATCATACCACCCTAAATATAAAAATTTATATTATCCTGTAAATTATGGATATGTTGAAAATATCATAGCTGGCGATAATGAATGGCAAGATGTCTATATCTTAGGAATAAATGAGCCAATAGAAAGGTATACAGGTAAAGTTATTGCGATTATTCATAGGTTTAATGATATAGAAAATAAATGGGTAATAGTACCAGAAGAAATGTCATTTACTAAAGAACAGATAAAGAAATTAGTGGATTTTCAAGAACAATATTTTGAATCTGAAATAATCATGTAA
- a CDS encoding thioredoxin family protein, with translation MNLFKRKEKKECCCSQIDQENIIKAEESKKEDGIKILGSGCKKCEKLEKSVKKAVIELNLNLPISHITDFTQIASYGVMSTPALVLNGEVVSFGKV, from the coding sequence ATAAATTTGTTTAAAAGGAAAGAAAAAAAGGAATGTTGTTGTAGTCAGATTGACCAGGAAAATATTATTAAAGCTGAAGAATCAAAAAAAGAAGATGGAATCAAAATTTTAGGATCGGGATGTAAAAAATGTGAAAAATTAGAAAAATCAGTAAAAAAGGCAGTAATTGAATTGAACTTAAATTTACCAATTAGTCATATCACCGATTTTACTCAAATTGCATCTTATGGTGTTATGTCAACACCCGCATTAGTATTAAATGGTGAAGTTGTTTCTTTTGGGAAAGTTTAG
- a CDS encoding permease: MKEIWLFFQNRILGMNWLNEVIAILLSSIGIDINSNIGAGIQFFIYDVIKITVLLCILIFIISYIQSYFPPERSKKILGQFHGIKANIISALLGTVTPFCSCSSIPLFIGFTNARLPLGVTFSFLISSPMVDLGSLVLLMSIFGIKIAVVYVIVGLIIAVIGGTIIEKMHMEKYVEEFIMKSSSVDISSPDLSKKERLQYAKEQVIETFKKVFPYILIGVGIGAIIHNWIPEIWIEGILDGNNPFGVILATIVGILMYADIFGTIPVAEALLAKGALLGTVLSFMMVVTTLSLPSLIMLKKAVKPKLLILFITICTLGIIIVGYLFNIFSFLLY, encoded by the coding sequence ATGAAAGAAATTTGGTTGTTTTTTCAAAATCGAATTTTAGGGATGAACTGGCTAAATGAAGTTATTGCTATATTATTATCTTCTATAGGCATAGATATTAATTCAAATATAGGAGCTGGTATACAGTTTTTTATCTATGATGTTATTAAAATCACCGTATTATTATGCATACTAATCTTTATTATTTCTTATATTCAAAGTTATTTTCCACCAGAAAGAAGTAAGAAAATTTTAGGGCAATTCCACGGTATAAAAGCAAATATTATATCTGCTTTATTAGGTACTGTAACACCATTTTGTTCATGTTCATCTATACCGTTATTTATTGGATTTACTAATGCTAGATTACCTCTAGGAGTTACTTTTTCATTTTTGATTTCATCTCCGATGGTTGATTTAGGAAGCCTGGTTTTATTGATGAGTATTTTTGGAATAAAAATAGCTGTTGTCTACGTGATAGTTGGTCTTATTATTGCAGTTATTGGTGGCACAATTATTGAAAAAATGCATATGGAAAAATATGTTGAAGAGTTTATTATGAAGTCTAGTAGTGTAGATATCAGCTCGCCAGATTTAAGTAAAAAAGAACGTCTACAGTATGCCAAGGAACAGGTTATAGAAACTTTTAAAAAAGTTTTTCCTTATATTTTAATAGGTGTAGGTATTGGTGCTATTATCCATAACTGGATTCCAGAAATATGGATAGAAGGCATATTAGATGGAAATAATCCTTTTGGGGTTATTTTAGCAACGATCGTAGGAATTCTAATGTATGCTGATATTTTTGGAACAATCCCAGTTGCTGAAGCTTTACTAGCTAAGGGAGCGCTACTAGGAACAGTTTTATCATTCATGATGGTAGTAACAACATTAAGTTTGCCTTCATTGATTATGTTAAAAAAAGCTGTAAAGCCTAAATTACTTATACTATTTATTACAATATGCACTTTAGGAATTATTATTGTTGGTTATTTGTTTAATATATTTTCATTTTTACTATATTAG
- a CDS encoding ArsR/SmtB family transcription factor, with amino-acid sequence MTKDFEQEAKVFKVFCDPNRLKILDILKTGEHCACKLLEILDVSQSTLSHHMKILTDAKVVNVRKDGKWSHYSLSSNGIKKLLSI; translated from the coding sequence ATGACTAAAGATTTTGAACAGGAAGCAAAAGTTTTTAAAGTATTTTGTGATCCTAATCGTTTAAAAATTCTAGATATTTTAAAAACAGGAGAACATTGTGCATGTAAACTTTTAGAAATTCTTGATGTAAGTCAATCTACTTTATCGCATCATATGAAGATATTAACAGATGCAAAAGTTGTTAACGTTCGAAAGGATGGAAAGTGGTCACATTATTCTTTATCAAGTAATGGGATTAAAAAGTTATTGAGTATTTAA
- a CDS encoding Sir2 family NAD-dependent protein deacetylase: protein MKILAFTGAGISKQSNIPTFMERPDVREKLFRSYANSHHEEYNEVIRQLKANMNGAKPNDAHIALAEYKIPVVTMNIDGLHKLAGSDALEMHGGLPEDDEMDKAYSLYNKPVLYGDPAPNYQKAYEMVYDLEPDDVFLVIGCSFHTAIAVDLREIARSRGARIIEIQEDAAHNVRKVLEKLIK, encoded by the coding sequence ATGAAAATTTTAGCTTTTACAGGAGCAGGAATTTCCAAACAATCTAATATTCCTACATTTATGGAAAGACCAGATGTAAGAGAAAAATTGTTTAGGAGTTATGCAAATAGTCATCATGAAGAATATAATGAAGTAATTAGACAACTAAAAGCCAATATGAATGGGGCTAAACCAAATGATGCTCATATTGCTTTGGCTGAATATAAGATACCTGTTGTTACGATGAATATTGATGGATTACATAAATTAGCTGGTAGTGATGCTTTAGAAATGCATGGCGGTTTGCCAGAAGATGATGAGATGGATAAAGCTTATTCATTATATAATAAACCAGTACTATATGGTGATCCAGCGCCAAATTATCAGAAAGCTTATGAGATGGTTTATGATTTAGAGCCAGATGATGTTTTTTTAGTTATTGGTTGTTCGTTTCATACAGCTATTGCGGTTGATTTAAGAGAAATTGCAAGAAGCAGGGGAGCTAGAATTATTGAGATTCAAGAAGATGCTGCTCATAATGTAAGAAAGGTATTAGAAAAACTTATAAAATAG
- the aroF gene encoding 3-deoxy-7-phosphoheptulonate synthase — protein MIIVLKPNVSDESIKKIEDIIISKGVQPHVSKGEIQTIIGMVGDTTRIDPKIIEVEPEVEKVMKVSEPYKLANRAFHPDDTIVDVAGVKVGGDNLALIAGPCSVESEEQVIEIAKAAKKAGANILRGGAFKPRTSPYAFQGMGSSGLDILVAAKKATGLPICSELMDAQYLDEFNEKVDLIQIGARNMQNFDLLKKVGAGTKKPILLKRGLSATFEEWIMSAEYIMANGNPNVILCERGIRTFETYTRNTLDLQAIPVIKKLTHLPIIIDPSHAGGKWWLVEPMAKASIAAGCDGLMIEVHNNPEKALCDGPQSLRPEKYEELLKQINKIADVVGKKV, from the coding sequence ATGATCATTGTTTTAAAACCAAATGTAAGTGATGAAAGTATTAAAAAGATTGAAGATATTATAATTTCAAAAGGGGTACAACCTCATGTTTCTAAAGGAGAAATTCAAACGATTATCGGAATGGTTGGAGATACAACTAGAATTGACCCTAAGATAATTGAAGTAGAGCCAGAAGTAGAAAAAGTAATGAAGGTATCTGAGCCATATAAACTAGCCAACCGTGCATTTCATCCCGATGATACAATCGTTGATGTAGCCGGTGTTAAAGTCGGTGGTGATAATCTTGCCTTGATTGCTGGACCTTGTTCAGTTGAAAGTGAAGAACAGGTAATTGAAATTGCTAAGGCTGCTAAAAAAGCTGGAGCAAATATTTTAAGAGGTGGAGCTTTCAAACCAAGAACTTCGCCATATGCATTCCAGGGAATGGGTTCTTCAGGATTAGATATTTTAGTTGCAGCTAAAAAAGCAACAGGACTACCAATCTGTTCAGAGTTGATGGATGCCCAATATCTTGATGAATTTAATGAAAAAGTAGATTTAATACAAATTGGTGCAAGAAACATGCAAAACTTTGACTTATTAAAAAAAGTAGGAGCAGGGACAAAAAAACCAATCTTATTAAAAAGAGGATTAAGTGCAACATTTGAAGAATGGATCATGTCAGCAGAATACATCATGGCAAATGGAAATCCAAATGTAATCTTATGTGAAAGAGGAATCAGAACATTTGAAACATATACAAGAAACACATTAGATTTACAAGCGATCCCAGTAATCAAGAAATTGACACATTTACCAATAATAATCGATCCAAGTCATGCAGGAGGGAAATGGTGGTTAGTAGAACCAATGGCAAAAGCATCAATAGCAGCGGGATGTGATGGATTAATGATAGAAGTGCATAATAATCCAGAAAAAGCATTGTGTGATGGACCACAGTCATTAAGACCAGAAAAATATGAAGAATTGTTAAAACAAATTAATAAAATTGCAGATGTTGTTGGAAAGAAAGTATAG
- the rpsU gene encoding 30S ribosomal protein S21: MAKTVVRENESLDDALRRFKRQVSRTGTLAEARKREFYVKPGLKRKLKSEAARKNNKGKR; encoded by the coding sequence ATGGCAAAAACTGTAGTAAGAGAAAATGAATCTTTAGATGATGCTTTACGTCGTTTTAAAAGACAAGTATCTAGAACAGGAACCCTTGCAGAAGCTCGTAAAAGAGAGTTTTATGTTAAACCAGGTTTAAAGAGAAAATTAAAATCTGAAGCAGCAAGAAAAAATAATAAAGGTAAGAGATAA
- a CDS encoding YabP/YqfC family sporulation protein produces the protein MENKCLSVKFYECLMLLENNIIEIKMKDNILRITGNNLEIKYYSDLEVIIYGKIDCIRFL, from the coding sequence ATGGAAAATAAGTGTTTATCGGTTAAGTTTTATGAATGTTTGATGTTGTTGGAAAATAACATTATTGAAATTAAGATGAAAGATAATATTCTTAGAATAACTGGCAATAATTTAGAAATAAAATATTATAGTGATCTTGAAGTAATTATTTATGGAAAAATTGATTGTATAAGGTTTCTATGA
- a CDS encoding sporulation protein YqfD, whose protein sequence is MKFGYDLYEVVSNDILSLLKIFKDEHITVFQLNKVDDYTYRFYLPIYQRLLVKKYHLKIIKSVGILYYLLLLFYRKLSIIGVISFVLTVLLCNQYIFKVEIIGNNPSTTRLVNEVLNENGVGVGSRKNSYTQLNEIYDDIKKHFRGKIDYLNIYQEGSTLFVKYTNSVGASRVKKNFENIYASKDGIIESIDVSSGNVMVKVNDYVKKGDLLVSNTVTSTSGVDKIIETQGIIKAYTYIDYEASIDKNKFDDGEAFSYLLYSIRCKLGIIDKIDRENVLDYGIIGNKRVLKMQYVLIEDIASKKEN, encoded by the coding sequence ATGAAATTTGGATATGATTTGTATGAAGTAGTCAGTAATGATATTCTGAGTTTATTAAAAATATTTAAAGATGAGCATATAACTGTTTTTCAATTAAATAAAGTCGATGATTATACATATCGATTTTATCTTCCTATTTATCAAAGATTACTTGTAAAAAAATATCATTTAAAGATTATTAAGAGTGTTGGTATTTTATATTATTTATTATTATTATTTTATCGTAAGTTAAGTATTATTGGGGTAATTAGTTTTGTTTTAACAGTTTTGTTGTGTAATCAATATATTTTTAAGGTAGAGATAATTGGTAATAATCCAAGTACAACTAGGTTAGTAAACGAAGTTTTAAATGAAAATGGTGTTGGAGTTGGAAGTAGGAAAAATTCATATACACAATTAAATGAGATTTACGATGATATAAAAAAACATTTTAGAGGGAAAATAGATTATTTAAATATTTATCAAGAAGGTAGTACGTTATTTGTTAAATATACTAATAGTGTTGGAGCATCACGAGTAAAGAAAAATTTTGAAAATATTTATGCTAGTAAAGATGGGATAATTGAAAGTATTGATGTAAGTAGTGGTAATGTTATGGTAAAGGTAAATGATTATGTAAAAAAAGGTGATTTGTTAGTTTCTAATACGGTTACTTCTACTAGTGGTGTGGATAAAATCATTGAAACTCAGGGGATTATTAAGGCATATACGTATATTGATTATGAAGCTAGTATTGATAAAAATAAATTTGATGATGGTGAGGCATTTAGTTATTTATTATATTCGATAAGATGTAAACTTGGGATAATCGATAAAATAGATAGAGAAAATGTTTTGGATTATGGTATAATTGGAAATAAGAGAGTATTGAAAATGCAATATGTTTTAATTGAAGATATTGCTTCTAAAAAGGAGAATTAG
- a CDS encoding PhoH family protein: MTEQVKLEEYSVAQLNNICGNHDENFKTIEDALKVEISLRGDELSLTGKDSENFEEAKKVIFALLKLVSKGINISRRDVIYALKLVKEDKLNRIDELYNVKITKTASGKMIYPKTLGQKEYYYALKNNDVVFGIGPAGTGKTYLAVVFAVDALKNNLVKKIVLTRPAVEAGENLGFLPGDLKEKVDPYLRPLYDALHDMLGVEQTERLIEKGVIEIAPLAYMRGRTLEDAYVILDEAQNTTDNQMKMFLTRLGFNSKMIITGDVTQIDLPRGVESGLVRAMDILNNVKGISFIYLTAMDVVRHPVVQRIIERYEGKHE, translated from the coding sequence ATGACAGAACAAGTTAAATTAGAAGAATATAGCGTAGCACAGCTAAATAATATATGTGGAAATCATGATGAGAATTTTAAAACGATTGAAGATGCCTTGAAAGTAGAAATATCACTTAGAGGTGATGAACTAAGTTTAACTGGTAAAGATAGTGAAAATTTTGAAGAAGCAAAGAAAGTAATTTTTGCTTTGTTGAAATTGGTTTCTAAGGGGATAAACATTTCACGTCGAGATGTTATATATGCTTTGAAACTTGTAAAAGAAGATAAATTAAATAGAATTGATGAATTATATAATGTAAAAATTACGAAAACAGCAAGTGGTAAAATGATTTATCCTAAAACCTTAGGACAAAAAGAATATTATTATGCTTTGAAAAATAATGATGTGGTTTTTGGAATTGGACCTGCAGGAACAGGTAAGACATATTTAGCGGTTGTATTTGCAGTTGATGCTTTGAAAAATAATCTTGTTAAAAAGATTGTTTTAACAAGACCAGCTGTAGAAGCAGGAGAAAATTTAGGTTTTTTACCTGGCGACTTAAAGGAAAAAGTAGATCCGTATTTAAGACCGTTATATGATGCATTACATGATATGCTTGGAGTAGAACAAACAGAAAGGTTGATTGAAAAGGGAGTGATTGAAATTGCTCCGCTTGCCTATATGCGAGGGCGTACTTTGGAAGATGCATATGTTATTTTAGATGAAGCTCAAAATACTACTGATAATCAAATGAAAATGTTTTTGACAAGATTAGGATTTAATTCAAAAATGATTATTACTGGTGATGTTACGCAAATTGATTTGCCTCGAGGTGTTGAATCTGGATTAGTTAGGGCTATGGATATATTAAATAATGTTAAAGGAATATCATTTATTTATTTAACTGCAATGGATGTGGTACGGCACCCAGTTGTCCAAAGAATTATTGAAAGGTATGAGGGGAAACATGAATAG
- a CDS encoding response regulator transcription factor → MNRILIIEDDISINKILSHELKNKDYQVDSLYDGKEACQKILSNEYDLVLVDWMLPYKDGIGIIRECRDNGYIKPIILLTARSDQDDIIEGLESGADDYLTKPFQANILIARIEAHLRRYHKHFKGILKYLDIKMDLTKHEVYVGENKINLTKVEYDLLQMFLNNKEEVLSRQELLMNIWNFNYDGDTRLVDIHVFKLKSKLKESQACFKSVRGVGYKLVKRYE, encoded by the coding sequence ATGAATAGAATATTGATTATTGAAGATGATATATCAATTAATAAGATATTAAGTCATGAATTGAAAAATAAAGACTATCAAGTTGATAGTCTTTATGATGGTAAAGAAGCTTGTCAAAAAATTCTTTCAAATGAGTATGATTTAGTACTTGTTGATTGGATGTTGCCATATAAAGATGGAATTGGAATAATAAGAGAATGTCGAGATAATGGATATATTAAGCCGATAATTTTACTTACTGCTAGAAGTGATCAAGATGACATAATTGAAGGTCTTGAATCTGGTGCTGATGATTATTTAACTAAACCATTTCAGGCAAATATTTTAATTGCGCGAATTGAGGCTCATTTGCGACGTTATCATAAGCATTTTAAAGGGATTTTAAAATATTTGGATATTAAGATGGATTTGACTAAGCATGAAGTTTATGTTGGAGAAAATAAAATTAATCTTACAAAAGTTGAATATGATTTATTACAAATGTTTTTGAATAATAAAGAAGAGGTTTTATCTAGACAAGAATTACTAATGAATATTTGGAATTTTAATTATGATGGTGATACAAGATTAGTAGATATACATGTTTTTAAATTAAAATCTAAATTGAAAGAGAGTCAAGCTTGTTTTAAATCTGTTAGAGGAGTTGGATATAAACTGGTGAAAAGATATGAATAA
- a CDS encoding sensor histidine kinase, with product MNKNYQKIIFCFIVVSILFIWNSSYAFVYLCGFTLIMIYLVYDINKQNLQQIDFYRQKKENEIREVEGEKDFNHKILNSLIKTMNLPMIFINCKGTIIFTNQSFRDAFNIKHLRGKYYKDIFVGQLLNVVDQSYVFERKFSTVTEINERYYQIESTPVFRNESFFDGSIILFTDVSQVKEIEKMQKQFFSDISHELKTPMSAIIGSVEILQKEGIQNKETFDEFMGILLKESYRMQNIIEDILELSRLEQPRVTLSPKLIDVDSIVKDTVELFEPLAKDKHLSMFYQTKVSKELMLDYATVKTILNNLVSNAIKYSNSGVISIKAFNDKDKLTLVVQDEGIGISKDDIPLIYDRFFQVDRSRSKKLGTGLGLSIVKRMVELNNGNISVESDQGIGSVFTVVLPILCE from the coding sequence ATGAATAAGAATTATCAAAAAATAATTTTTTGTTTTATTGTTGTATCTATTTTATTTATTTGGAATAGTAGTTATGCTTTTGTTTATTTATGTGGATTTACTTTAATAATGATATATCTTGTTTATGACATAAATAAACAGAATTTGCAACAAATTGATTTTTATCGACAAAAAAAAGAAAATGAAATTCGTGAAGTGGAAGGAGAAAAGGATTTTAATCATAAAATTCTTAATTCTTTAATTAAAACAATGAATTTACCAATGATATTTATAAATTGTAAAGGAACTATAATTTTTACTAATCAAAGTTTTCGTGATGCTTTTAATATAAAACATTTACGTGGTAAATATTATAAAGATATTTTTGTTGGACAATTATTAAATGTTGTTGATCAAAGTTATGTATTTGAAAGAAAGTTTTCAACAGTTACAGAAATAAATGAACGTTATTATCAAATTGAATCTACTCCAGTATTTAGAAATGAATCTTTTTTTGATGGGAGTATTATTTTATTTACAGATGTTTCTCAAGTAAAAGAAATTGAAAAAATGCAAAAACAATTTTTTTCTGATATTTCTCATGAATTAAAAACACCAATGAGTGCAATTATTGGAAGTGTAGAAATTCTTCAAAAAGAAGGAATTCAAAATAAAGAAACTTTTGATGAATTTATGGGTATACTTTTAAAGGAAAGTTATCGTATGCAAAATATCATTGAAGATATTTTAGAACTTTCAAGATTAGAACAACCAAGAGTTACTTTATCACCGAAATTAATTGATGTTGATTCTATTGTAAAAGATACTGTAGAATTATTTGAGCCACTTGCAAAAGATAAGCATTTATCGATGTTTTATCAAACAAAAGTGTCAAAAGAATTAATGCTTGATTATGCAACTGTTAAAACAATTTTAAATAATTTAGTTTCTAATGCAATTAAATATTCAAACTCTGGAGTTATTTCAATTAAGGCATTTAATGATAAAGATAAGCTAACTCTAGTTGTTCAAGATGAAGGAATTGGGATTTCTAAAGATGATATACCATTGATTTATGATCGTTTTTTTCAAGTTGATCGTTCAAGAAGTAAAAAATTAGGAACTGGTTTAGGACTCAGTATTGTAAAAAGAATGGTTGAGTTGAATAATGGCAATATTAGTGTTGAAAGTGATCAAGGGATAGGTTCTGTTTTTACTGTAGTTTTACCTATTTTATGTGAGTAA